Proteins encoded together in one Lathyrus oleraceus cultivar Zhongwan6 chromosome 5, CAAS_Psat_ZW6_1.0, whole genome shotgun sequence window:
- the LOC127080425 gene encoding uncharacterized protein LOC127080425 — translation MPYSHILPYLLRGSLVQLRELGPPPAVLPPGYDANARCEFHSGAPGYSIENCKALKYKVQDLIDFKAITFSPKGPNVNNNPMPPHNNASVNMIEADNGRRLMSCMDELKTPLIEMKNVLMKNNTFSICGNDCEHCLINTQQCRTLKSVIQQLMNQGILVVDCPSTKEDVSTLEIPYDEVPPLQIPYDFSQLNLSTNPVTPIVITVPTPFPYVDTKAVPWMYDTSVYIHGQKIQEEPLKSSDPMINITSTRGITRSGRIFAPTPTPIGTIYPSTSDKGKQIDGAQQRQDPAPSNEVDKFLCVIKKSDYRVVDQLNQTPSKISMLSLLMCSEAHRDALLKFLRTTHVPQEIYVCQFEGVVNNIATSLSLVLSRVLVDTGSSLNVIPKSSFAKLNVEGLVMKPSELIVRAFDGTRRTVIEEEEDDDDGLIFTKTGGNGAIKWTEFEIPKVTLIEISSSTTTNDNSATVPYDFDNPINQADDECEEEAELPKELARLLKQEEKVIQPHEESVEVINLGTNEEAKEV, via the exons ATGCCTTATAGCCACATCCTACCATATTTATTAAGGGGATCACTTGTACAACTAAGGGAGTTAGGACCCCCACCAGCGGTTCTTCCTCCCGGTTATGACGCAAATGCCCGCTGTGAATTTCATTCTGGCGCTCCTGGGTATTCGATCGAGAATTGTAAAGCATTAAAGTACAAGGTTCAAGATCTTATTGACTTTAAGGCAATCACGTTTTCCCCCAAGGGGCCGAATGTAAATAATAACCCGATGCCCCCTCACAACAATGCATCGGTGAACATGATAGAAGCTGACAATGGAAGGAGATTGATGTCCTGTATGGACGAGTTAAAAACACCACTCATCGAGATGAAGAACGTTTTGATGAAGAATAATACATTTTCCATCTGCGGTAATGACTGTGAACACTGTCTGATTAACACGCAACAATGTAGAACATTGAAGTCTGTCATACAACAATTAATGAACCAAGGGATCTTGGTGGTAGACTGCCCGTCCACAAAGGAAGATGTGTCTACCCTCGAGATACCATACGACGAAGTCCCTCCTCTGCAAATTCCATATGACTTCTCTCAGTTAAATCTGTCAACAAATCCTGTTACTCCAATCGTAATAACAGTTCCCACACCATTCCCATATGTTGACACCAAGGCAGTTCCATGGATGTATGACACCTCAGTCTACATTCATGGTCAAAAGATTCAAGAAGAACCGTTAAAGTCTAGTGATCCAATGATCAATATCACCAGCACTAGAGGAATCACGAGAAGTGGAAGGATATTTGCACCGACACCCACTCCAATTGGAACTATCTATCCTTCAACTTCGGACAAAGGCAAACAAATTGATGGCGCTCAGCAAAGACAAGACCCCGCACCTTCCAATGAAGTAGACAAGTTCTTATGCGTTATCAAGAAGAGCGATTATCGAGTAGTTGATCAGCTTAACCAGACACCCTCgaaaatctcaatgttgtctttatTAATGTGCTCGGAGGCCCATAGGGATGCTTTGTTAAAATTTCTAAGGACAACTCATGTACCGCAAGAGATATATGTTTGTCAGTTTGAAGGAGTAGTTAACAATATCGCTACTAGCTTAAGCTTGG TCCTATCAAGAGTTTTGGTAGACACTGGGTCTTCCCTCAATGTGATTCCTAAGAGCTCCTTTGCTAAACTAAATGTTGAAGGACTCGTAATGAAGCCGAGTGAGCTTATAGTAAGAGCATTTGATGGGACTAGAAGGACTGTAATCG aagaagaagaagatgatgatgatggGTTGATCTTCACAAAGACTGGTGGAAATGGTGCCATCAAATGGACTGAGTTTGAAATACCTAAAGTGACCTTGATTGAAAT ATCATCCTCGACAACCACCAATGACAATTCTGCTACAGTCCCGTACGACTTTGACAACCCTATTAATCAAGCTGATGATGAGTGTGAGGAAGAGGCCGAACTCCCAAAAGAATTGGCAAGGCTGCTCAAGCAGGAGGAAAAAGTCATCCAGCCGCACGAAGAATCAGTGGAAGTGATTAACCTTGGGACAAATGAGGAAGCGAAAGAAGTCTGA